The following proteins come from a genomic window of Aspergillus luchuensis IFO 4308 DNA, chromosome 3, nearly complete sequence:
- a CDS encoding uncharacterized protein (COG:S;~EggNog:ENOG410PFU5;~InterPro:IPR029063) translates to MSHSDSSGTHEPKAHLEIYSEPIGDDYKEREIRYGREYPQKHGDRHPWPIDEYEESRQPVRLQELEQWGHQFSITTRTGNVLDLRTGFGLWAMHFADKNPGCRVFGVDFVYMQPWEVPLNCDFHIIDLTQPDWWEIYVDISLVHINDLGGDISLLKCLLAGAFRCCMPCGVVELHGITLDLYNRKGPAYSFYKDLQTAYYKDERQLSLPERYGSELSNHGFINVASHQYRIPLKSEYSTHLQKRFLKTWLDGLEALALDLMTKHLGWTRERTLLECALAREELHNGTDGFLTM, encoded by the exons aTGAGCCATTCAGACTCTTCAGGAACCCATGAGCCTAAGGCTCACTTGGAGAT CTATAGCGAACCTATAGGGGATGACTATAAAGAACGGGAAATACGATATGGTCGAGAATATCCTCAGAAACATGGTGACCGACACCCCTGGCCAATCGATGAG TACGAAGAATCGCGACAAC CCGTTCGACTACAAGAACTAGAGCAGTGGGGACACCAATTTTCGATAACAACACGAACAGGAAATGTGCTTGATCTGAGGACTGGCTTTGGTCTATGGGCAATGCACTTTG CTGACAAGAATCCTGGTTGCCGG GTTTTTGGCGTTGATTTTGTGTATATGCAGCCTTGGGA GGTACCCTTGAACTGTGATTTTCACATTATTGATCTTACACAACCTGATTGGTGGGAAATATATGTGGACATCAGCCTCGTGCATATCAATGACCTCGGCGGTGACATCTCGCTGCTGAAATGTCTACTGGCTGGAGCATTCAG ATGCTGTATGCCATGTGGAGTGGTAGAGCTCCACGGAATCACACTCGATCTTTACAACCGAAAAGGCCCGGCGTATAGTTTCTACAAAGATCTACAGACAGCCTACTATAAAGATGAAAGACAGCTCAGTTTACCTGAACGGTATGGCAGTGAACTATCAAATCATGGCTTTATCAATGTGGCTTCGCATCAGTATAGGATCCCTTTAAAGTCGGAATACTCTACCCATTTACAAAAGAGGTTCCTAAAGACCTGGCTCGATGGTCTAGAGGCACTCGCCCTTGATTTGATGACGAAACATCTGGGATGGACACGCGAAAGAACATTACTTGAATGCGCATTGGCACGTGAGGAGCTTCACAATGGAACCGATGGATTCCTAACTATGTAA